The DNA segment TGCGAAAAGCGTTGCTGATCCATTTCTCCCCGAATAAATTCCGGGGCAAAGAAAGAGCGCGCCATGCCAAAATTTATAGCCGTCGCCAAGAAATCGGAGATCGCCGTCGGATCCGGCAAATGTGTCGAGGCCGAAGGCAAACGCATCGCCGTGTTCAATCTCGGCAGCGAATTCCTCGCCATTGACGACACCTGTCCGCACGCGGGTGCTTCGCTGAGCGAAGGCGCGGTCGAGGGTGAAGAAGTCGAGTGCCCGTGGCACGGTGCTCGATTCAAGCTCCGGACGGGCGAAGTGACGGCGCCTCCTTCCGAAGAAGGCGTCGCGAAGTACAACGTGCGCGTAACCGGCGACACGGTTGAAGTCGAAATCTGAGAACTCTGCTGCACCGTCACGCAGCCAATAGAGCGCGGAGTTCTTCTTCGATCTCACTGCCGCTCGTGACGGTGTGGGCCGCTTCCTCCAGGTGTGAAGATTGAATTCCGGCCAGAACTTCATCGCGGCACGAGCCAGGTTCCGGAAAAGTAATCCGCCAGACCGCGTTGGGGTCGCAGCAGGGATCCAGGCTCTCTGCTCGTTTGATCGAGGCTGGGAAGGGTCGGCAGCGCGTTCAAGAAATCTCGCGCGTGCAGCGGCAATACCGTCGCGATCGGGCGACCGCTCATCTCTTCCAAAGGAACGGACCGCCCAGTCAACGCCGCGGTGGCGGCTTGTTTAAGAAAAAGTTGCGCGCTGGCATCATGGAACATCGGAGGCGGCGGTAGCGCAGCCTTTCCAGGCTGCGGGTTCTGCGGGCTTTCCAGCCCGCAGTCGGACCGTCCGACTGCGAAGTCGCCCGAACCAACAGGCTGGAAAGCCTGCTCTACGCTGCAGATTGAAAATCTGCGCTACAACCGGACAAGACCGAGCCGTCGAAGCTTTCCCTGGACAAGACGGCGGGATCGCCAAAATCAGGCTTCCCTTTGCGGGGCGATCATCGAATGATGGTTCGGTGAATCCGGCAAATCCAGCCACCCAGAAATAGAGTCACCCCAAAACTGGGTTCACTTGAAAGGCGTGCTGAAATGAATTCAGAACACAACCCAACCATGAATCGCCGCCATGCCCTCAGCCGTCTGGCTTTTGGCGCCGCGCTGTTGTCGGAGCCGGCGCGGGAGATCCTCGCCCAGA comes from the Verrucomicrobiota bacterium genome and includes:
- a CDS encoding Rieske 2Fe-2S domain-containing protein, encoding MPKFIAVAKKSEIAVGSGKCVEAEGKRIAVFNLGSEFLAIDDTCPHAGASLSEGAVEGEEVECPWHGARFKLRTGEVTAPPSEEGVAKYNVRVTGDTVEVEI